Within Triticum dicoccoides isolate Atlit2015 ecotype Zavitan chromosome 1B, WEW_v2.0, whole genome shotgun sequence, the genomic segment taagtttgaatgAACTCGCCGAAGTTTGCAAGAATTTGCGCCGTTTTTGTGCCATGTTTAGATTTTTTTAAAATAAcatgggcgccgcgactgggggcatcacgcccccggCGCGCGGATTAGCGTCGGTGCGCCCCCCGGCGGCGATTTTTAGCCCCTCCTGGgggacggctggagatgctctgataAATTATCATCACGAGAGTTCCACACTCTGCAACCCAATGCATGGTCGTTACCACTCGTGCTCTGGACCACCCATGGCCGCGCTGCAGCCACAAGATACACGGATAGATGCAGACATCGTGCAGCTGACGACGAGAAACGTGGAGCGCGCGCGCGCCGCACACGAGAAGCCCACAAGCACGCACCACCAGCAGATAACGCACGCGCTGAGCGCAAGACACCAAGAACGCAATGTCTGGTGCCGCTGACACAGCtgcggccgccgccgtcgccgccgtcgccggctcATCGGGTCCCGCGGCGTTGCCGCTCAGCGGACGCGTGGCCATCGTGACCGGCGCGTCGCGCGGCATCGGGCGAGCCATCGCGGCCCACCTCTCCTCCCTCGGCGCAAGCGTCGTCCTGGGCTACGCGGCCAGCGCGGCCGAGGCCGACGCGCTCGCCGCAGAGCTCCCACGAGCCGTCGCCGTGAAGGCCAACGTGTCCGAAGAGGCCGGCGTGCGCTCCCTCTTCGACGCCGCCGAGTCGGCCTTCGGCTGCGCGGCGCCGCACATCATAGTCGCCAACGCCGGCGTGCTCGGCGACAAGTACCCGCCCCTCGCCGACACCGCCACGGCGGACTTCGACCGCGTGTTCGCCGTCAACACGCGCGGCGCCTTCCTCTGCCTCCGCGAGGCCGCCAACCGGCTGCcccgtggcggcggcggccggatcgTGGCCGTGACGTCGTCCGTGGTCGGGTCGAACCCGACGGGGTACTCCGCCTACACGGCGTCCAAGGCGGCCGTGGAGGCGATGGTGCGTACCATGGCCAAGGAGCTCAAGGGCACGCGCGTGACGGCCAACTGCGTGGCTCCGGGGGCCACGGCCACGGACATGTTCTTCGCCGGGAAGAGCAACGAGACGGTGAGGCGGACCGCGGAGATGAACCCGATGGAGcggctcggggaggccggcgacATCGCACCAGTGGTCGGCTTCCTCTGCACTGACGCCGCCGAGTGGGTCAACGGGCAGGTCATCAGGGTCAACGGCGGGTACGTCTGATAATCTGCTGGCTGGCCTGTCATGCCATTAGACATTACGGTGGGAGCGAAATAATGCCTCTGGGTGTTGcagaaaactaaaaaaatatatCTGCCGGAAATTTATAGCACAATTTACATTTTATGGATCTATCATTCACGACAAGCATATCACTACCTGGAAGCATCGAAGTACCTTCAACAACAAAGAGCAACAAAACACACTAAAAATGGATCATCGGCCTTACAATACGTGTGGTAGTTAGTGATACTCATTCATACAATTCATATCCAATGTTTGCATTTCTAGTTTACATGAATCAGACGCGGTACGCTGTTTCACCGGTCAGCTCCTTGTAGCTCTCGGGTTGGCTTCCTTGAACCACCGATGCTTGAGCGCTTGCTCCGCCGTGAGCCTCTTCTCCGGGTTGCATCGTAGAAGACCGCTCAAGACCTCGAAACCAGCCTCCGACAATGTCGGCGGGCCTTTGATCTTGGCCTCAGCAGGACATGGAAACTTGTTGCGCAGGAAACTTCCTGGTTGGCATCCGCCGGGTAGACGACGCCCATCGTATCCCGACCACTCTTTGATGTCAGCCATGCCAAGAAGGTCCAATATTTCGCTGAGGTGCTCTGCGTCTGACCTCCCATGGAAAGGGTGCTTGCCAGCCAGGAGCTCAGCCATCATGACGCCGAGAGCCCATGAGTCGATACGCTCGTCATAATCTGTGCACCCGAGGAGGAGCTCCGGCGCGCGGTATCCCCGTGTCCCGACGGGTTTAGAGTAGGGCGGCTCATCGGCCATGCTACACGACAACCCCAGGTCGCAGATTTTGAGGTTCCCATGTTTGTCAACAAGCACGTTCTCCGGTTTGAGGTCGCGGTGCATGAGCCCGAGACGATTCATCCTCCTCTCGCCGGCGAGAAGCTGCCTCATGAGCAGCCGAACCTCCAGCTCGGTGTGCCTCCTCCCGAAGCGGACATGCTTCATGACGTGCCTGAGAGTCGGCCCCACAAACTCCATGGCGAGGAAGGCCTCGccgccgaggtggccggaggcgcgcGGCTGCACGATGGATGGGTGGCCGCTGCAGGCCTCGAGGGCGCAGACCTCGC encodes:
- the LOC119349422 gene encoding NADPH-dependent aldehyde reductase-like protein, chloroplastic yields the protein MSGAADTAAAAAVAAVAGSSGPAALPLSGRVAIVTGASRGIGRAIAAHLSSLGASVVLGYAASAAEADALAAELPRAVAVKANVSEEAGVRSLFDAAESAFGCAAPHIIVANAGVLGDKYPPLADTATADFDRVFAVNTRGAFLCLREAANRLPRGGGGRIVAVTSSVVGSNPTGYSAYTASKAAVEAMVRTMAKELKGTRVTANCVAPGATATDMFFAGKSNETVRRTAEMNPMERLGEAGDIAPVVGFLCTDAAEWVNGQVIRVNGGYV
- the LOC119349421 gene encoding putative cyclin-dependent kinase F-2 translates to MGWSTSTPPGEGVAALDHAVTATPAARKNQGAAATSNDSNSPTASRYHRLEVLGAGTFGVVYRARDRRTAEIVAMKCLRTNGARGHDVDRYLSDFASEVCALEACSGHPSIVQPRASGHLGGEAFLAMEFVGPTLRHVMKHVRFGRRHTELEVRLLMRQLLAGERRMNRLGLMHRDLKPENVLVDKHGNLKICDLGLSCSMADEPPYSKPVGTRGYRAPELLLGCTDYDERIDSWALGVMMAELLAGKHPFHGRSDAEHLSEILDLLGMADIKEWSGYDGRRLPGGCQPGSFLRNKFPCPAEAKIKGPPTLSEAGFEVLSGLLRCNPEKRLTAEQALKHRWFKEANPRATRS